One genomic segment of Cygnus olor isolate bCygOlo1 chromosome 20, bCygOlo1.pri.v2, whole genome shotgun sequence includes these proteins:
- the GAS2L2 gene encoding GAS2-like protein 2 — MWGTPGAAERSIRPYRSSQQYLCAMKEDLAEWLKELYDLDIEAGTFLEVLETGAVLCSHANHVAHAASEFARACPAAARRLRLPAAGVACNLTAQPGTFQARDNVSNFIQWCRKEMGIKDVLMFETEDLVLRKNEKNFVLCLLELARRAARFGMRAPTLVQMEEEIEEELRQELHLPPTDTALPRPPREPRDLQNLDQMVQHLVSRCTCPVQFPMIKISDGKYRVGDSDTLIFVRILREHVMVRVGGGWDTLQHYLDKHDPCRCTSLSHKQHSRSRTPQQVQHEVQLCKAPPAPSRGQPSLLVSRSQSPLPPVTWGPRAPHGHRPSPLRPATPSPGASPRREPAQPRRVPSVRTRDPTPRSPARRSSPGHGATQRAPTPSRLGSVGVCEVLPGSILGTPRSAAAQGRGKAPSAQRRAPSPPKSTRQGGSSSVGAARLQQAGVPAAAVPCACSPVKVGSSSSERGARGASQSRKSPQEGNWAAFGRGHPASPQNSLSQAPKGDRSVKPPSKTSPSICQPPTPLSPIANGCKGCAAGEGSQRCHPAMSPPAKDAESSGVPADELGGTCGHGREGPGLRGCWAHSQPPGYDRVLEELSHGRQPLQPVEMESWVAQKTPLTTPQRVTLPAGGATEELAAGGQTPQGTRAATMPKPRRCLKKPERVPSIYKLKLRPKVRPRRDHRPGKGPSRIPTPLGQRLPRARGQHRPPAPTRHPQPGGARPAAKHSLADSGAWLTEDDEEAWV; from the exons ATGTGGGGGACGCCGGGCGCCGCGGAGCGGAGCATCCGTCCCTACCGCTCCAGCCAGCAGTACCTCTGCGCCATGAAGGAGGACCTGGCCGAGTGGCTGAAGGAGCTGTATGACCTGGACATCGAGGCAGGCACCttcctggaggtgctggagaCGGGGGCCGTGCTCTGCTCCCACGCCAACCACGTCGCCCACGCGGCCTCAGAGTTCGCCCGCGCCTGCCCCGCCGCAGCCCGCCGCCTCCGCCTGCCCGCTGCCGGCGTCGCCTGCAACCTCACGGCGCAGCCGGGCACCTTCCAGGCCAGGGACAACGTCTCCAACTTCATCCAGTGGTGCAGGAAGGAGATGGGTATTAAAG ATGTGCTGATGTTTGAGACGGAGGACCTGGTGCTGCGGAAGAACGAGAAGAACTTCGTGCTgtgcctgctggagctggcgcgccgcgccgcccgcttCGGCATGCGCGCCCCGACCCTCGTGCAGATGGAGGAGGAGATCGAGGAGGAGCTCCGGCAGGAGCTGCACCTGCCCCCCACGGACAccgccctgccccggccccccagGGAACCCCGGGACCTTCAAAACCTCGACCAGATG GTCCAGCACCTGGTGAGCCGCTGCACCTGCCCCGTCCAGTTCCCCATGATTAAGATATCAGACGGGAAATACCGCGTGGGCGACTCCGACACCCTCATCTTTGTCCGG ATCCTGCGGGAGCACGTCATGGTGCGGGTCGGGGGCGGCTGGGACACGCTGCAGCACTACCTGGACAAGCACGACCCGTGCCGCTGCACCTCGCTCT CTCACAAGCAGCATTCCAGGAGCAGGACCCCCCAGCAGGTGCAGCACGAGGTCCAGCTCTGCAaagcccccccggcccccagccgTGGGCAGCCCTCGCTGCTGGTCAGCCGCTCGCAGAGCCCGCTGCCCCCCGTCACATGGGGACCCCGTGCCCCCCACGGCCACCGCCCCAGCCCCCTGCGCCCCGCCACCCCCTCGCCGGGTGCCAGCCCTCGCCGGGAGCCAGCGCAGCCCCGGAGGGTCCCTTCAGTCAG GACACGGGACCCAACGCCAAGGTCACCTGCTCGACGAAGCTCCCCCGGCCATGGGGCCACGCAGCGGGCACCCACCCCGTCCCGGCTGGGCAGTGTGGGGGTCTGCGAGGTGCTGCCTGGGAGCATCCTGGGGACCCCCcgttctgcagcagcacagggcaggggcaAGGCCCCCAGTGCCCAGCGTCGGGCACCGTCACCTCCAAAAAGCACCCGGCAAGGGGGGAGCTCATCCGTGggggctgccaggctgcagcaagCGGGGGTCCCTGCCGCTGCCgtgccctgtgcctgcagccccgtCAAGGTCGGTTCTTCCTCCTCAGAACGGGGTGCCCGGGGTGCatcacagagcaggaaaagccCCCAGGAAGGGAACTGGGCAGCCTTTGGACGTGGGCATCCAGCATCACCCCAAAACTCTTTGAGCCAAGCTCCGAAAGGGGACAGAAGTGTTAAACCCCCCAGCAAAACCAGCCCATCCATCTGCCAGCCCCCGACCCCTCTGTCCCCTATTGCAAATGGGTgcaagggctgtgctgctggggagggttCCCAACGGTGCCACCCAGCCATGAGCCCGCCAGCCAAGGATGCTGAGAGCTCCGGGGTGCCAGCGGATGAACTGGGGGGAACCTGTGGCCATGGCAGGGAGGGCCCAGGGCTCCGGGGCTGCTGGGCACACTCACAGCCACCGGGCTACGAcagggtgctggaggagctctCCCATGGCCGGCaacccctgcagcctgtggagatgGAAAGCTGGGTGGCCCAAAAGACACCCTTGACCACTCCGCAGCGTGTCACCCTCCCAGCTGGGGGGGCCacagaggagctggcagcagggggcCAGACCCCGCAGGGCACGAGGGCAGCCACCATGCCAAAGCCCCGGCGGTGCCTCAAGAAACCTGAGCGTGTGCCCTCCATCTACAAGCTGAAGCTGCGGCCCAAAGTGCGTCCCCGGCGGGACCATCGGCCCGGGAAGGGCCCCTCGCGCATCCCCACCCCGCTGGGGCAGCGCCTGCCCCGTGCGCGGGGCCAGCAtcgccccccggccccgacACGGCACCCGCAGCCCGGGGGTGCACGCCCCGCAGCCAAGCACTCGCTGGCTGACAGCGGCGCGTGGCTTACCGAGGACGATGAGGAGGCGTGGGTCTGA